The following proteins are co-located in the Apium graveolens cultivar Ventura chromosome 5, ASM990537v1, whole genome shotgun sequence genome:
- the LOC141723616 gene encoding putative xyloglucan 6-xylosyltransferase 3, whose product MVGESFAAQKRASSTHLPTTVTPAVTNVSAVRRPTTNPRNRQIHKTFNNIKITILCGFVTILVLRGTIGLGNLVTDSELDNQNLIEETNRILAEIRSGYDPTDENEQHVMSLNETYSLGPKIKSWDGDRRLWLKKHLEFSNRVNGKPRVLLVTGSPPGPCDNPIGDHYLLKAVKNKIDYCRIHGIEIVYNMAHLDKELAGYWAKLPLIRKLMLSHPEVEWIWWMDSDAWFTDMVFEIPYFKYEGYNMVIHGYPDLLFNQKSWIALNTGSFLFRNCQWSLDLLDVWAPMGPKGPIRDEAGKVLTANLKGRPAFEADDQSALIYLLISQKDRWMNKVFVENSYYLHGFWQGLVDRYEEMIEKYHPGLGDERWPFVTHFVGCKPCGSYGDYAVEKCLKSMERAFNFADNQVIELYGFRHRGLLSPKIKRTRNESITPLQYVEQYDIRHSAHKYSGSRG is encoded by the coding sequence atggtTGGTGAATCGTTCGCAGCTCAGAAACGAGCGAGTTCAACTCACTTACCCACCACCGTCACCCCCGCCGTCACTAATGTCTCCGCCGTCCGCCGCCCCACAACTAATCCTCGTAACCGTCAGATCCACAAAACCTTCAACAACATTAAAATCACTATCCTATGTGGCTTTGTCACTATTCTTGTCCTACGTGGCACTATTGGTCTTGGTAATCTTGTTACTGACTCTGAATTAGATAATCAGAATCTAATTGAAGAAACTAATCGGATCTTAGCGGAGATCCGATCCGGGTATGACCCGACTGATGAAAATGAACAACATGTTATGAGTTTAAATGAGACTTATAGTCTTGGACCTAAGATTAAGTCTTGGGATGGTGATAGGAGATTGTGGTTGAAGAAACACCTTGAGTTCTCGAATCGGGTTAATGGGAAACCGAGGGTTTTATTGGTTACGGGTTCTCCACCGGGTCCGTGTGATAACCCGATTGGGGAtcattatttgttgaaagctGTGAAGAATAAGATTGATTATTGTAGAATTCATGGAATTGAGATTGTGTATAATATGGCTCATTTGGATAAGGAATTGGCTGGTTATTGGGCGAAATTGCCTTTGATTCGGAAACTAATGTTGTCTCATCCTGAAGTGGAATGGATTTGGTGGATGGATAGTGATGCTTGGTTTACTGATATGGTGTTTGAGATTCCGTATTTTAAGTATGAGGGTTATAATATGGTGATTCATGGGTACCCTGATTTGTTGTTTAATCAAAAGTCGTGGATTGCGTTGAATACGGGGAGTTTTTTGTTTAGGAATTGTCAGTGGTCATTGGATTTGTTGGATGTTTGGGCTCCGATGGGTCCAAAAGGTCCGATTAGGGATGAGGCGGGGAAAGTTTTGACAGCAAATTTGAAAGGGAGACCTGCATTTGAGGCTGATGATCAGTCTGCGTTGATATACTTGTTGATTTCGCAGAAGGATAGGTGGATGAATAAAGTGTTTGTTGAGAATTCTTATTATTTGCATGGGTTTTGGCAAGGGTTGGTGGATAGGTATGAGGAGATGATTGAAAAGTATCATCCGGGGTTGGGTGATGAGAGGTGGCCGTTTGTGACACATTTTGTGGGTTGCAAACCTTGTGGGAGTTATGGGGATTACGCGGTCGAGAAGTGCTTGAAAAGTATGGAGAGGGCGTTCAATTTTGCTGACAACCAGGTTATCGAGCTTTATGGCTTTAGGCATAGGGGTTTGTTGAGTCCAAAGATCAAAAGAACTAGAAACGAGTCTATTACTCCTTTGCAGTATGTAGAGCAATATGATATTCGACATTCAGCACATAAATATAGTGGATCAAGAGGCTAG